A genome region from Micromonospora peucetia includes the following:
- a CDS encoding NAD-dependent epimerase/dehydratase family protein: protein MRIVVVGATGNAGTALLRRLRRERGLDLAGVVRRLPGPDCGEPYDQVEWHSCDIGLPGAAGQLAEVFAGADAVVHLAWQIQPSHDQRVLYRTNVGGSTAVIDAVVRAKVPALVYASSVGTYASGPKDRPVSERWPATGVPGSSYSRDKAEVEALLDRAEREHPGLRVVRLRPGLNFQRAAATEITRYFLGPFAPVRLLRFGRIPLVPTNPRLRMQAVHTDDVADAYARAVLGDARGAFNVAADPVLTPELVARHFHGWTVPVAAPVLRAAAALTWRARLQPVDAGWVELALHAPLMSSERAETELGWHPRHDAVSALKELFAGMAEGAHTASPPMSAATDRPGRPAALLRGRPAGHGNPN, encoded by the coding sequence ATGCGGATCGTGGTGGTGGGGGCGACCGGCAACGCGGGCACCGCCCTGTTGCGCCGGCTGCGGCGGGAACGTGGACTGGACCTCGCCGGGGTGGTGCGGCGGTTGCCCGGGCCGGACTGCGGCGAGCCGTACGACCAGGTGGAGTGGCACTCCTGCGACATCGGACTGCCCGGGGCGGCCGGCCAGCTCGCCGAGGTCTTCGCCGGGGCCGATGCGGTGGTGCACCTGGCCTGGCAGATCCAGCCCAGCCACGACCAGCGGGTGCTGTACCGGACCAACGTCGGCGGCAGCACGGCCGTGATCGACGCGGTGGTCCGCGCCAAGGTGCCGGCTCTCGTGTACGCGTCGTCGGTCGGCACCTATGCGTCCGGCCCGAAGGACCGCCCGGTCTCCGAGCGCTGGCCGGCGACGGGGGTGCCCGGTTCGTCGTACAGCCGGGACAAGGCTGAGGTGGAGGCGCTGCTCGACCGCGCCGAGCGGGAGCATCCCGGGCTGCGGGTGGTGCGGCTGCGGCCCGGACTGAACTTCCAGCGGGCGGCGGCCACCGAGATCACCCGTTACTTTCTCGGCCCGTTCGCGCCTGTCCGGCTGCTCCGCTTCGGCCGGATCCCGCTGGTGCCGACGAATCCTCGGCTGCGGATGCAGGCGGTGCACACCGACGATGTCGCCGACGCGTACGCCCGGGCGGTTCTGGGTGACGCGCGCGGCGCGTTCAACGTCGCCGCGGACCCGGTGCTGACTCCGGAGCTGGTGGCCCGGCACTTCCACGGCTGGACGGTGCCCGTGGCCGCCCCGGTGCTGCGCGCCGCCGCCGCGCTGACCTGGCGGGCGCGGCTGCAACCGGTCGACGCCGGCTGGGTGGAGTTGGCGCTGCACGCCCCGCTGATGTCGAGCGAGCGCGCCGAGACGGAGTTGGGCTGGCACCCGCGCCACGACGCGGTGAGCGCGTTGAAGGAACTCTTCGCCGGCATGGCCGAGGGTGCGCACACCGCCAGCCCACCGATGTCGGCGGCCACCGACCGCCCCGGCCGGCCGGCGGCCCTGCTACGCGGTCGCCCTGCCGGCCACGGCAACCCCAACTAA
- a CDS encoding DUF1772 domain-containing protein, whose amino-acid sequence MTETIRTAALAGATLTSGLVAGLFFAFTCAVMPGLAATDDRTLVGTMQSINRKILNGWFLGAFLGALLLLAVTAAAHLTRGGPVLLWTVAALACYLVTLGVTIRLNVPLNDRLEAAGPVDRIADLADVRLWFEAAWVRWNLVRTLSSVAAFACLIAALLTRRG is encoded by the coding sequence TTGACCGAGACGATCCGTACCGCCGCCCTGGCCGGGGCGACCCTGACCAGCGGGCTGGTGGCGGGGCTGTTCTTCGCGTTCACCTGCGCGGTCATGCCGGGCCTGGCCGCGACCGACGACCGGACGCTGGTCGGCACGATGCAGTCGATCAACCGGAAGATCCTCAACGGCTGGTTCCTGGGTGCCTTCCTCGGCGCGCTGCTGCTGCTCGCCGTGACCGCCGCGGCGCACCTCACCCGGGGCGGGCCGGTCCTGCTCTGGACCGTCGCCGCGCTGGCCTGCTATCTGGTCACCCTGGGCGTCACCATCCGCCTCAACGTGCCGCTCAACGACCGGTTGGAGGCGGCCGGCCCGGTGGACCGGATCGCCGACCTGGCCGACGTGCGGCTCTGGTTCGAGGCGGCCTGGGTGCGCTGGAACCTCGTCCGCACGCTCTCCTCGGTGGCCGCCTTCGCCTGCCTGATCGCGGCCCTGCTGACCCGGCGGGGCTGA
- a CDS encoding DUF397 domain-containing protein, with the protein MDLTGALWRKSTRSGTSGGNCVEVADNLPGVVAVRDSKDPTGPALTFAPTAWRAFLAPTARRA; encoded by the coding sequence ATGGATCTAACTGGCGCCTTGTGGCGGAAGTCCACCCGGAGCGGGACCAGCGGCGGGAACTGCGTCGAGGTGGCCGACAACCTGCCCGGCGTGGTCGCCGTCCGCGACTCGAAGGACCCGACCGGCCCGGCCCTGACCTTCGCCCCCACGGCCTGGCGCGCGTTCCTCGCCC
- a CDS encoding helix-turn-helix domain-containing protein, with amino-acid sequence MADVPSPLAAFILGEIRRARGGAGMTQETFGRGAGFSASHVSAVEGGTRALTIDFIKGADRALRTGGLFERLVASLGAPSWFLPWLDAERTATQLRYFEPNLIPGLLQTDAYARAVLRLDPRLSDDEIERRVMARVERQVILTREPPPQLVVVVDEQAIRRAGEGSEKVMAEQLTHLLACAERPHISVHVVPADVGLHAGLSGPLSLARLAGGSWVGHLENQLGGDVVDRPEKLDTLFDRWESVRTEALPRRQSLNLIKEVVSPWI; translated from the coding sequence ATGGCCGACGTGCCGAGTCCGCTCGCCGCCTTCATCCTGGGCGAGATCCGTCGCGCCCGGGGCGGCGCCGGCATGACGCAGGAGACGTTCGGCCGGGGCGCTGGCTTCAGCGCGTCGCACGTCAGCGCCGTCGAAGGCGGCACCCGGGCGCTGACGATCGACTTCATCAAGGGCGCCGACCGGGCCCTCAGAACCGGCGGACTGTTCGAACGGCTCGTCGCCAGCCTCGGCGCCCCGTCCTGGTTCCTGCCCTGGCTCGACGCCGAACGCACGGCCACCCAACTCCGCTACTTCGAGCCGAACCTGATCCCAGGTCTGCTCCAGACGGACGCCTATGCCCGCGCGGTGCTTCGGCTCGATCCCCGACTCAGCGATGACGAGATCGAACGGCGGGTGATGGCGCGAGTCGAGCGACAGGTGATCCTGACGCGCGAGCCGCCGCCACAACTCGTCGTCGTGGTAGACGAACAGGCGATCCGGCGCGCCGGTGAGGGCAGCGAGAAAGTGATGGCTGAGCAGTTGACGCACCTACTAGCCTGCGCGGAGCGACCGCACATCAGCGTGCATGTCGTCCCGGCTGACGTCGGGCTACACGCGGGGCTCTCGGGCCCGCTGTCGCTGGCACGCCTGGCCGGCGGAAGTTGGGTGGGGCACTTGGAAAACCAGCTCGGCGGAGACGTCGTAGATCGACCGGAAAAGCTGGATACGCTCTTCGATCGATGGGAAAGCGTCCGCACCGAGGCGCTGCCGAGGCGGCAGTCCCTCAACCTGATCAAGGAAGTAGTGAGTCCATGGATCTAA